DNA sequence from the Lysinibacillus sp. OF-1 genome:
ACCAATTGTGCCGCCCATCGACATAAAATGACTCATTTTATAAATCAGATAAATAAAATAGGTAAACACTGTTATGATAAAGATACCAATCAAAACATAAATAAATTGGATGGCAAATGCGGAACACATGGCGCCGATAAACAAGATAATATAGCCACCTCGAGCCTGACTAACAGTAGCTCCATCATTATCTTTTGAGAAAAACAGCATTCCTAGCTCATGAATCGTTTCCCCTACTAGTTTGAGTGCAGAGAATAACATAAAAAAAACAATAGCAAAAACAATGAGCAAAAATACGCGTAACTCAAAATCAGATAAAAATTCTCGCATACCTGAATAAACACCGATTGCTTGAAAAATCTGTAAGGATTCGCCAACAGCATACATGCCAAATGTCAAACTAAACAATAAAATTGTAATTAATGGTAGATAACCATAGATATAAGGATTCCTCATAAAAAATTTTTTCCTCTATTTTTATTGATAACTTCCTATTTATAATATAACGAAAATTCTTCCACTACCGCAAGCTAAATCCCATTCGTCCATATGCATTCGCAATTAAAGTACGTTATAATTGGTATACTTACCTGCATAAAGGAGGGTTTTTTTGTTACAAGTACTTTATATTTTCATTCCAATGCTTGCTGCAATATTAGTGCCTTTTTTATATAAACGCATGAAAAATATTCACACAGGCTGGTTTGTTCTTGCTGTACCTGCTACACTCGCAGTTATCTATGCAACATATATTGCACAAGTAGCTGAAGGAGAAGTATTTATTGCAGAGCTACCTTGGATTCCATCACTTGATATTTCCATCGTTTCGTATTTGGATGGACTTAGCTTATTATTCTCACTACTCATTACCGGAATTGGTTCATTGGTTGTACTTTACTCTATCTTTTACTTAGATAAGCATAAAGAAAAATTACATAATTTTTATGTTTACTTATTGCTATTTATGTCAGCCATGCTGGGAGTAGTACAGTCAGATCATTTAATAACACTTTATTTCTTTTGGGAACTAACATCTATTTCGTCATTTTTACTCATTGGCTATTGGTATAACCGTGATGCCTCACGCTTCGGTGCACTGAAGTCCATGATGATAACAGTCGGTGGCGGCTTAATGATGCTAGGTGGTTTCGTTCTTCTTTATTTAATGGGAGGAACCTATTCCATCCGTGAACTGATTGTGATGGCACCTAATTTAGTAGACCAACCTTTATTCACTTGGTCGCTCGTTTTATTACTTTTAGGCGCATTTACAAAGTCCGCACAATTCCCATTCTATATTTGGCTACCAGATGCAATGGAAGCACCGACACCAGTAAGTGCCTATCTTCACTCCGCAACAATGGTCAAAGCAGGTATCTATTTAGTGGCACGCTTTACACCTATTTTTGCTGCCTCAGAGCTTTGGGTATGGCTTGTAACAGGAGTAGGTCTCTTAACATTATTCTGGGGTTCCTTCTTTGCAGTGAAGCAAACAGACTTAAAAGGCATTCTTGCATTTTCTACAGTCAGTCAACTGGGACTGATTATGTCACTGCTTGGGGCGAGCGCCGTTGCCTTTCATGCTAACGACACAGTCGATACGATTAAATTTGCGGCATATGCAGCTATTTTCCACCTTATCAACCATGCAACATTTAAAGGCAGTCTATTCATGATTGCAGGGATTGTGGATCATGAAACAGGAACTCGTGATATTCGAAAACTTGGTGGATTAATGAGTATCATGCCGATTAGCTTTACTGTGGCAGCAATTGGCAGCTTATCAATGGCTGGTCTTCCACCGTTTAATGGCTTCTTAAGTAAAGAAATGTTTTTAACAGCTATGCTTGCCCTTCAAAAGTTTGAATTTTTCGGCTTTGAAACATGGGGAGCACTCTTCCCTATTATTGCTTGGATCGCTAGTATTTTCACATTTATCTATAGCTTTTATTTTGTTTTCCGAACATTTAATGGCAATTACAAGCCGGAACAATTACCTCATAAACCACATGAGGCACCAATAGGGATGCTTATTTCGCCGATACTTTTAGCAGCATTAGTCGTAATTATTTTCTTCATCCCGAATTTGATAGGCAATACCTTTGTCAAGCCTGCTGTTCAAGCCATTCAGCCATTTTTATATGATACACCACAAGCTGTTGATATACATGTATCAGCTTGGCATGGCATTAACCCTGAGCTACTGATGACAATCGGAATAATTATCATTGGGGTATTATTATTTGTTGCCTTACCAAAATGGCAAGGAATATACCAACGATTCCCACAAGC
Encoded proteins:
- a CDS encoding Na+/H+ antiporter subunit A, encoding MLQVLYIFIPMLAAILVPFLYKRMKNIHTGWFVLAVPATLAVIYATYIAQVAEGEVFIAELPWIPSLDISIVSYLDGLSLLFSLLITGIGSLVVLYSIFYLDKHKEKLHNFYVYLLLFMSAMLGVVQSDHLITLYFFWELTSISSFLLIGYWYNRDASRFGALKSMMITVGGGLMMLGGFVLLYLMGGTYSIRELIVMAPNLVDQPLFTWSLVLLLLGAFTKSAQFPFYIWLPDAMEAPTPVSAYLHSATMVKAGIYLVARFTPIFAASELWVWLVTGVGLLTLFWGSFFAVKQTDLKGILAFSTVSQLGLIMSLLGASAVAFHANDTVDTIKFAAYAAIFHLINHATFKGSLFMIAGIVDHETGTRDIRKLGGLMSIMPISFTVAAIGSLSMAGLPPFNGFLSKEMFLTAMLALQKFEFFGFETWGALFPIIAWIASIFTFIYSFYFVFRTFNGNYKPEQLPHKPHEAPIGMLISPILLAALVVIIFFIPNLIGNTFVKPAVQAIQPFLYDTPQAVDIHVSAWHGINPELLMTIGIIIIGVLLFVALPKWQGIYQRFPQAFTLNNAYDKIMQGLGVGLNRLSRRYMTGSMRHYLLYMFSGIAIIVIGSLFVKDAFSLSFQGTSPIRPYEIILIVVLLIGTAITILAKSRLTAIIGLGAVGYTVALFFVIFNAPDLALTQLVIETISVALFLLAFYHLPKLGKREERMRFQLNRAVVSIAVGVMVTLVALSAHSQKLIPSIAKYYEETVYSLAGGGNIVNVILVDYRGFDTLFEITVLGIAGMAILAMIKLRMNRKEKTHENK
- a CDS encoding DUF5366 family protein: MRNPYIYGYLPLITILLFSLTFGMYAVGESLQIFQAIGVYSGMREFLSDFELRVFLLIVFAIVFFMLFSALKLVGETIHELGMLFFSKDNDGATVSQARGGYIILFIGAMCSAFAIQFIYVLIGIFIITVFTYFIYLIYKMSHFMSMGGTIGLLIFELFMWTILLTLIIYVVLKLYNGILASLPFAN